A stretch of the Poseidonibacter parvus genome encodes the following:
- a CDS encoding PLP-dependent transferase, giving the protein MSKEFFKAIECGQTLPINNVHAVSVSMPTMQDVIDYEKQTPQIFEKIKSGYPRFKLHPYLKKLGLYIKDKYKVSDNFEVVLLSSKKAVELISDKYFIHNKIEVDEPFGVILVQRGTTQLQKVLTYIQHVGCNLSSRLAEKYLFDVELINTVHEEKLEDEKKAKDIIINTLANAYNQPSKNVCLAPSGMNAIYSIVRGLNSIQSHNGRTILVQFGWLYLDTMNIVNHHYNQSKIFPDILNLDLLEEFLKIDGKKVSAIVTEMPTNPLLKTVDIKRLRSLCDEYNIPLVIDTTFATPFNLNLEAYADIFVESLTKFACGNADILMGAIILNKKHNLSHMNVEFFTHCEPVYIKDIQRLALQIKGYEKRVKEISSNTKLLVEYFKKCSYIKDIYYCLNEENKENYSQTIKDDNSLTGIISVTFNKPFKDIYDNLNFAKGPSLGTEFTLLMPYTYLAHWDLIQSKEGNEFLEEIGLPIDLLRISVGVENINEIINEFKRLEN; this is encoded by the coding sequence ATGAGTAAAGAATTTTTTAAAGCTATTGAATGTGGTCAAACACTACCTATTAACAATGTGCATGCAGTATCTGTATCGATGCCAACAATGCAAGATGTTATTGATTATGAGAAACAAACACCTCAAATTTTTGAAAAAATAAAAAGTGGTTATCCACGATTTAAACTACATCCATACTTAAAAAAGCTAGGACTTTATATAAAAGATAAATATAAAGTATCTGATAATTTTGAAGTAGTATTACTATCTTCTAAAAAAGCAGTTGAGTTAATAAGTGATAAGTATTTTATTCATAATAAAATTGAAGTAGATGAGCCTTTTGGAGTAATATTAGTTCAAAGAGGAACAACTCAACTTCAAAAAGTATTAACATATATCCAACATGTTGGCTGTAATTTATCTTCAAGATTAGCAGAAAAATACCTTTTTGATGTAGAATTGATTAATACAGTCCATGAAGAAAAACTAGAAGATGAGAAAAAAGCAAAAGATATTATAATAAATACTTTAGCAAATGCTTATAATCAACCTTCAAAAAATGTATGCCTAGCACCTTCAGGAATGAATGCAATATATTCAATTGTACGAGGGTTAAATAGTATTCAATCACATAATGGAAGAACTATTTTAGTTCAATTTGGTTGGTTGTATTTAGATACTATGAATATTGTAAATCATCACTATAATCAATCAAAAATATTCCCAGATATTTTAAATCTTGACTTACTTGAAGAGTTTTTAAAAATTGATGGGAAAAAAGTATCAGCAATAGTTACAGAAATGCCTACAAATCCACTTTTAAAAACTGTTGATATTAAAAGATTAAGAAGCCTTTGTGATGAATATAATATTCCTTTGGTAATTGATACAACTTTTGCAACACCTTTTAATTTAAATTTAGAAGCTTATGCAGATATATTTGTAGAATCACTTACGAAGTTTGCCTGTGGAAATGCAGATATTTTAATGGGTGCAATTATCTTAAATAAAAAACATAATCTCTCACATATGAATGTAGAGTTTTTCACTCACTGTGAACCTGTATATATAAAAGATATACAAAGATTAGCACTACAAATAAAAGGCTATGAAAAAAGAGTAAAAGAGATTTCTTCTAATACAAAACTATTAGTTGAGTATTTCAAAAAATGCTCATATATTAAAGATATTTATTATTGTTTAAATGAAGAAAATAAAGAGAATTATTCTCAAACAATAAAAGATGATAATAGCCTAACAGGAATTATCTCTGTAACATTTAATAAACCATTTAAAGATATATATGACAATCTAAATTTTGCAAAAGGTCCAAGTTTAGGTACAGAATTTACACTTCTTATGCCTTATACTTATTTAGCTCATTGGGATTTGATTCAAAGTAAAGAAGGAAATGAGTTTTTAGAAGAGATTGGATTGCCAATTGATTTACTTCGTATTTCTGTTGGAGTTGAAAATATAAATGAAATTATAAATGAGTTTAAAAGACTAGAAAATTAG
- a CDS encoding DUF1007 family protein produces the protein MIRFLTLLLFIQSILLGCSICSITTPRTDISINITADKTLIKDAHFKWTFSKEFTEELLRLYDTNLDLTFSKQELEPIEESLLTYIEPLNYLTFLSYSNKIEEHSRIINIKSHKISFVNNILSFEYVAKLNYKIIDKNKLYIRLYDDYGYFSIFFDELKQSFTIPYNVRKDFKEDNITYTIDAPSLVNEKRPAITNEDEIEIKKQSDEIVEEKELTITQSFKEENLIKVKDTNKEEKTLDKFVQKIKEYLLAVEKGEDKYAMVFLLFASFVYGMIHALGPGHGKALAFSYFSSRKSSYTQAFTISFFTAFIHIVGALILVSISIFIIEGIFSSFLDDSISYITKTSAVLIMLLSLFILYRKLKNKSCACCACNIPESKNQMFTVPKEKSNFVLKNPQAVHTSANNKKENLFFVLTAGLIPCPGTVVLFVYAFILETYLSVFLASIFISLGMGIVIFASSFLGVSLHKVSAKSSKFTNFLEIASPIFMFFLGLFLLLSWETI, from the coding sequence ATGATAAGATTTCTCACCTTACTTCTTTTTATTCAAAGCATCCTTTTAGGATGCTCGATATGTTCAATAACAACTCCACGAACAGATATTTCTATAAATATAACTGCTGATAAAACACTAATAAAAGATGCCCACTTTAAATGGACTTTTTCAAAAGAATTTACAGAAGAACTTTTACGTTTATATGACACAAATCTTGATTTAACTTTTAGTAAGCAAGAACTTGAACCTATCGAAGAATCTCTTTTAACTTATATTGAACCCTTGAATTATCTTACTTTTTTATCATATTCAAACAAAATTGAAGAACACAGTAGAATTATAAATATTAAAAGTCATAAAATATCATTTGTAAATAATATTCTAAGCTTTGAATATGTTGCTAAATTAAACTACAAAATTATTGATAAAAATAAATTGTATATTCGTCTTTATGATGATTATGGATATTTTTCTATTTTCTTTGATGAGTTAAAGCAATCTTTCACAATTCCTTATAATGTGAGAAAAGATTTTAAAGAAGATAATATTACTTATACTATTGATGCTCCTTCATTGGTAAATGAAAAAAGACCTGCTATCACAAATGAAGATGAAATAGAAATTAAAAAACAAAGTGATGAAATAGTTGAAGAAAAAGAATTAACAATCACACAAAGCTTCAAAGAAGAAAATCTTATAAAAGTAAAAGATACTAACAAAGAAGAAAAAACACTAGATAAATTTGTTCAAAAAATAAAAGAGTATTTATTAGCTGTTGAAAAAGGTGAAGATAAATATGCAATGGTATTTTTACTTTTTGCTTCATTTGTTTATGGGATGATTCATGCTTTAGGACCAGGACATGGAAAAGCATTGGCTTTCTCATATTTTAGTTCAAGAAAAAGCTCTTATACACAAGCTTTTACAATATCATTTTTTACTGCATTTATTCATATCGTTGGTGCGTTAATTCTTGTTAGTATTTCTATTTTTATTATTGAAGGGATTTTTTCAAGTTTTTTAGATGATTCAATTTCATATATAACAAAGACATCAGCTGTGTTGATTATGCTTTTATCTTTATTTATTTTATATAGAAAATTAAAAAATAAATCTTGTGCTTGTTGTGCTTGTAATATTCCTGAAAGTAAAAATCAGATGTTTACAGTGCCAAAAGAAAAATCAAATTTTGTACTAAAAAACCCACAAGCAGTTCACACTAGTGCTAATAACAAGAAAGAAAATCTATTTTTTGTATTAACAGCAGGGCTTATTCCTTGTCCTGGAACTGTTGTATTATTTGTTTATGCATTTATTTTAGAAACTTACCTATCTGTATTTCTAGCTAGTATTTTTATTAGTTTAGGAATGGGAATAGTGATTTTTGCATCTTCATTTTTAGGTGTTTCTTTACATAAAGTATCTGCAAAATCATCGAAGTTTACAAACTTTTTAGAAATTGCATCACCTATATTTATGTTTTTCTTAGGTTTGTTTTTATTACTTAGTTGGGAAACAATTTAG
- a CDS encoding metal ABC transporter solute-binding protein, Zn/Mn family gives MNKIILVALMMISSLYATKKDVTVSIVPQKYFVEKIAGDKINVNVMVKQGFSPATYEPRTSQMKKLSHSSVYFAIGVPFEKSWLEKFENANKKMLIVHTDKGIKKLEMEEHSHHEEKGHDDHEEHGHEKHDDHEEHGHEGLDPHVWLDPVAVKIQALNIYETLVKIDEVNSSFYKTNYENFLKELDTLNEKLTNILKPFEHKAFMVFHPSWGYFANRYSLEQVAIEVEGKEPKPKELIELIKDAQEHKIKIVFVAPQFSQKSAKIIAKSINGNVHTIDPLSINWETNLIDSAKKIADTYK, from the coding sequence ATGAATAAAATAATATTAGTAGCTTTAATGATGATTTCATCTTTATATGCGACAAAAAAAGATGTAACTGTTAGTATTGTACCTCAAAAATATTTCGTAGAAAAAATTGCAGGAGATAAAATAAACGTTAATGTAATGGTTAAGCAAGGTTTTTCTCCAGCTACATATGAACCACGTACTTCTCAAATGAAGAAATTATCGCATTCAAGTGTGTATTTTGCAATTGGTGTTCCTTTTGAAAAATCATGGCTTGAAAAGTTTGAAAATGCAAATAAAAAAATGTTAATTGTTCATACGGATAAAGGTATTAAAAAGCTAGAAATGGAAGAACATTCACATCATGAGGAAAAAGGTCATGATGATCATGAAGAACATGGACATGAAAAGCACGATGACCATGAAGAACATGGACATGAAGGTTTAGACCCACATGTATGGTTAGATCCAGTTGCTGTTAAAATACAAGCTTTAAATATTTATGAAACATTAGTTAAAATTGATGAAGTTAATAGCTCTTTTTATAAAACTAACTATGAAAATTTCTTAAAAGAACTTGATACTTTAAATGAAAAACTTACTAATATTTTAAAACCTTTTGAGCATAAAGCTTTTATGGTATTTCATCCATCATGGGGATATTTTGCAAATAGATATTCATTAGAACAAGTTGCTATTGAAGTAGAAGGGAAAGAACCAAAACCAAAAGAGTTAATTGAATTAATAAAAGATGCACAAGAACATAAAATCAAAATAGTTTTTGTAGCTCCTCAATTTTCACAAAAAAGTGCAAAAATTATTGCTAAAAGTATAAATGGAAATGTTCATACTATTGATCCTTTATCAATAAATTGGGAAACAAACCTAATTGACTCAGCAAAAAAAATAGCTGATACATATAAATGA
- a CDS encoding Fur family transcriptional regulator gives MNIEKLTTDKNIKLTTARKVILEILVNSDKPLSYEDIKNELSMDKATFYRNITKFEEEDLIDSFESNDKKRYFEIQKTKHSHFICTICSKIECIHKKLDLNLTDYQVNNIVIKGICPNCLKNKG, from the coding sequence ATGAATATAGAAAAATTAACAACTGATAAAAATATAAAATTAACAACTGCTCGAAAAGTAATTCTTGAGATACTTGTTAATTCAGATAAGCCTTTGTCTTATGAAGATATTAAAAATGAGCTTTCAATGGATAAAGCAACTTTTTATAGAAATATTACAAAATTTGAAGAAGAAGACTTAATAGACTCTTTTGAATCAAATGATAAAAAAAGGTATTTTGAAATTCAAAAAACGAAACATTCTCATTTTATTTGTACAATATGTTCAAAGATTGAGTGTATTCATAAAAAGCTTGATTTAAATCTAACAGACTATCAAGTTAATAATATAGTTATAAAGGGTAT